The following proteins are encoded in a genomic region of Haloarcula marina:
- a CDS encoding CHAT domain-containing protein, translating into MGLTFTPLDECPGVEVIDPVERQRYRLLTPDPVQPTPASTDTFRFPVGSAVDIRTSAIVLPTVVPVYVRDADGGLVAEVKQFESAEVPADTYSIDLCTRIKTYLRVHADFEVSVSMEETRIEFAEEVDVRVGARSRHERPAATVTTTEDPLDVMAAVETFGSALKTTDPERSYPTLRGHPPALELGDSLDIPDTIERPDTGITLELPPDLPSVFVAAPLSYYLGASIRPGPSPRLLTDDGFEYSLAGPDGYERTVERTLKQLFFLDCVTRTEGFYEIDLHERRAVEPYVDLDFADLYDRPLSEQVAAYLGVSYDVVADHVPEWRLTTHIEPLAEHATQLPFVVDDLAIVRTPQAAPTTGTSAPAGYDQQLTRANDFTRSASADADADSGTTDYVEPQSDQTLEQAWIGDRIPIGASKLTQAAFENRLDRETTEGDIAITVVQNDARMAEEREIADAVYGNRSDLPFDITVRENLTTDELEAELRKSSDFFHYIGHTDHDGFTCEDGTLDARDIDAVGVDTFLLNACNSYNQGLALVERGAIGGIVTLNEVLNDGAVAIGESVARLLNSGFPLRAALTIAREESILGGQYIVVGDGGITVTQPAGGSPNLLEIEEVSEEYNVKITTYPTDQKGLGSIHMPFIGKNNLYYLASGPIDEFVVSKQELYNYLCLEDIPIKFREESIWSPEFIEKKLHNL; encoded by the coding sequence ATGGGGTTAACGTTCACGCCGCTCGATGAATGCCCTGGGGTCGAAGTTATCGACCCCGTCGAGCGACAGCGCTACCGACTCCTGACCCCCGACCCGGTTCAGCCGACGCCGGCGAGCACCGACACCTTCCGCTTCCCGGTGGGGTCGGCCGTCGACATCCGCACCAGCGCTATCGTCTTGCCGACGGTCGTTCCCGTGTACGTCCGCGACGCCGACGGCGGACTGGTTGCGGAGGTCAAGCAGTTCGAGTCCGCCGAGGTGCCCGCGGACACCTACAGCATCGACCTCTGTACGCGCATCAAGACGTACCTCCGGGTCCACGCCGATTTCGAGGTCAGCGTCTCCATGGAGGAGACGCGCATCGAGTTCGCGGAGGAAGTCGACGTTCGGGTCGGCGCGCGCTCCCGGCACGAACGTCCCGCGGCGACGGTCACCACCACCGAGGACCCCCTCGACGTGATGGCCGCCGTCGAGACGTTCGGGTCGGCGCTGAAGACGACCGACCCCGAGCGGTCGTATCCGACGCTCCGCGGGCATCCGCCAGCGCTCGAACTCGGCGATTCGCTGGACATTCCCGACACCATCGAGCGGCCCGACACCGGCATCACGCTGGAACTGCCGCCCGACCTCCCGTCCGTCTTCGTCGCCGCGCCGCTCTCGTACTACCTCGGCGCGTCGATTCGTCCCGGGCCGTCGCCACGCCTTCTCACCGACGACGGCTTCGAGTATTCGCTGGCCGGTCCCGACGGGTACGAACGCACCGTCGAACGGACCCTCAAGCAGTTGTTCTTCCTCGACTGCGTGACCCGAACGGAGGGGTTCTACGAAATCGACCTCCACGAGCGCCGCGCGGTCGAACCCTACGTCGACCTCGACTTCGCGGACCTGTACGACCGCCCGCTCTCCGAACAGGTCGCGGCCTACCTCGGCGTGTCGTACGACGTGGTCGCGGACCACGTTCCCGAGTGGCGACTCACCACCCACATCGAACCGCTCGCGGAGCACGCCACGCAGTTGCCGTTCGTGGTCGACGACCTCGCTATCGTCCGGACGCCGCAGGCCGCCCCGACGACCGGTACCAGCGCGCCCGCGGGCTACGACCAGCAACTCACCCGCGCGAACGACTTCACGCGCTCGGCGAGCGCCGACGCCGACGCCGACTCTGGCACTACCGACTACGTCGAACCGCAGTCCGACCAGACGCTGGAACAGGCGTGGATAGGCGACCGTATCCCCATCGGCGCGAGCAAACTCACCCAGGCGGCATTCGAGAACCGACTGGACCGCGAGACCACCGAGGGCGACATCGCCATCACCGTCGTCCAGAACGACGCCCGCATGGCCGAAGAGCGGGAAATCGCCGACGCGGTGTACGGCAACCGCTCGGACCTGCCGTTCGACATCACCGTCCGCGAGAACCTGACCACCGACGAACTCGAAGCCGAACTCCGCAAATCCTCGGACTTCTTCCACTACATCGGCCACACCGACCACGACGGGTTCACCTGCGAAGACGGCACGCTCGACGCCCGCGACATCGACGCCGTCGGCGTCGACACGTTCCTCCTGAACGCCTGTAACTCGTACAATCAGGGCCTTGCGCTCGTCGAACGCGGCGCAATCGGTGGCATCGTCACGCTCAACGAAGTGCTGAACGACGGCGCAGTCGCCATCGGTGAATCCGTCGCCCGCCTCCTGAACAGCGGATTCCCACTCCGCGCGGCGCTCACCATCGCCCGCGAGGAGAGCATCCTCGGCGGCCAGTACATCGTCGTCGGCGACGGGGGAATCACGGTGACGCAACCCGCAGGTGGGTCACCAAATCTGCTCGAAATAGAAGAAGTGAGCGAAGAATATAACGTGAAAATAACGACCTATCCGACTGACCAGAAAGGGCTTGGTAGCATCCACATGCCCTTCATCGGCAAGAACAATCTCTATTATTTGGCATCTGGGCCCATTGACGAGTTTGTCGTTTCAAAACAGGAGCTTTATAATTACCTTTGCTTAGAAGATATTCCAATAAAATTTCGTGAGGAATCTATCTGGAGTCCTGAATTTATCGAGAAGAAGTTACACAACCTCTAA
- a CDS encoding DUF7503 family protein encodes MSDSSMKAYLAEHPKMTGALFTILLLLTQAGSAAAGNGATIAGP; translated from the coding sequence ATGTCCGACTCAAGCATGAAGGCGTACCTCGCAGAGCACCCCAAGATGACCGGCGCACTGTTCACGATTCTCCTCCTGCTGACGCAGGCCGGGAGCGCGGCGGCAGGTAACGGTGCGACTATTGCAGGCCCCTGA
- a CDS encoding response regulator — protein sequence MTADGGHSQGTETIALSRDILRGSGRASQQRVPFIRTQSSESAEEVLTEVPIPLAKVRSDQQIRVLHVDDNPQIGELIQTFLERINDDLSVVTETSAVAAMDHLRDGGVDCIVSDYQMPNTNGLEFLEIVREQYPDVPFILFTGEGSEAIASEAIQAGVTDYMQKETGTEQYEVLANRVENAVEQYRTEQQFWNALSWYQRLVEQEIAGVCIIQERAFVYVNRKLAETFGYTQSELIGESPARITAEGEAERFFEYVQSDDHGSLDSFESTFTGVRADGEDVPVELSGGAIDYDGSPAWIGVLRTAEDETEAGE from the coding sequence ATGACGGCCGACGGCGGCCACTCGCAGGGAACCGAGACGATAGCGCTCTCGCGGGACATCCTCCGCGGGAGCGGTCGCGCGTCGCAACAGCGCGTACCGTTCATCCGGACGCAGTCCTCCGAGTCGGCGGAGGAGGTCCTGACCGAGGTTCCGATTCCGCTGGCGAAGGTGCGGTCAGACCAGCAGATACGGGTCCTGCACGTCGACGACAACCCGCAAATCGGGGAACTGATTCAGACGTTCCTCGAACGCATCAACGACGACCTGTCGGTGGTGACGGAGACGAGCGCCGTCGCGGCGATGGACCACCTGCGCGACGGGGGCGTCGACTGCATCGTCAGCGACTACCAGATGCCCAACACCAACGGGCTGGAGTTCCTGGAAATCGTCCGCGAGCAGTACCCGGACGTGCCGTTTATCCTCTTTACCGGCGAAGGGAGCGAGGCGATAGCCAGCGAGGCGATTCAGGCGGGCGTGACCGACTACATGCAGAAGGAGACGGGGACCGAGCAGTACGAAGTCCTCGCCAACAGAGTCGAGAACGCCGTCGAGCAGTACCGGACCGAACAGCAGTTCTGGAACGCGCTGTCGTGGTACCAGCGCCTCGTCGAACAGGAGATTGCGGGCGTCTGCATCATCCAAGAGCGGGCGTTCGTCTACGTGAACCGCAAACTCGCGGAGACCTTCGGGTACACGCAGAGCGAACTCATCGGCGAGTCGCCCGCTCGCATCACCGCCGAGGGAGAAGCCGAGCGCTTCTTCGAGTACGTCCAGTCCGACGACCACGGGTCGCTGGACTCGTTCGAATCGACGTTCACCGGCGTGCGCGCCGACGGCGAAGACGTGCCCGTCGAACTCTCCGGCGGCGCTATCGACTACGACGGGTCACCGGCGTGGATCGGTGTCCTCCGAACCGCCGAGGACGAAACCGAAGCGGGCGAGTAG
- a CDS encoding rhomboid family intramembrane serine protease — protein MSECDVCGKQENMPYQCGHCGGTYCGEHRLPEAHDCPGLDNWNDPKGVFDSGFDDSVNGRQSAESRSVTDRLGLNTGTGGPLAYFRGNMTYLFLAVMAVVFVLEHVVILATGSRALFQALFVLSPDNPLYVWTWVTSVFSHQPFTFYHILGNGIIIYFFGRLVEQQLGSKRYTVFFLASGMLAGLGQIGLQAVQSTGSYGVLGASGAALAILAFLTVLNPGLRVYLYFLIPVPIWAITGFYLLLSVFGSLSPGATGLLGGNIAHAAHLIGLAIGLWYGNRFKNQMRIPSQLQFGGGGPGGPGGPGGPGGRGPF, from the coding sequence ATGTCGGAGTGCGACGTCTGCGGGAAGCAGGAGAACATGCCCTACCAGTGCGGGCACTGCGGGGGGACTTACTGCGGCGAACACCGATTGCCCGAGGCCCACGACTGCCCAGGTCTCGACAACTGGAACGACCCGAAGGGAGTCTTCGACAGCGGCTTCGACGACAGCGTGAACGGCCGACAGTCCGCCGAGTCGCGGAGCGTCACCGACCGACTCGGCCTCAACACCGGGACGGGCGGACCACTGGCGTACTTCCGCGGGAACATGACCTACCTCTTCCTCGCGGTGATGGCCGTCGTCTTCGTCCTCGAACACGTCGTCATCCTCGCGACGGGGAGCAGAGCGCTGTTTCAGGCGCTGTTCGTCCTCAGTCCGGACAATCCGCTGTACGTCTGGACGTGGGTGACCTCCGTCTTCTCACACCAGCCGTTTACCTTCTACCACATCCTCGGCAACGGCATCATCATCTACTTCTTCGGCCGCCTCGTCGAGCAACAGCTAGGGTCGAAGCGGTACACAGTCTTCTTCCTCGCCTCGGGAATGCTCGCTGGCCTCGGCCAAATAGGGCTGCAGGCCGTCCAGAGTACGGGTTCCTACGGCGTCCTCGGCGCGAGCGGCGCGGCGCTCGCCATCCTCGCGTTCCTGACGGTGTTGAACCCCGGTCTGCGCGTCTACCTGTACTTCCTCATCCCGGTTCCCATCTGGGCTATCACCGGATTCTACCTCCTGCTCAGCGTGTTCGGGTCGCTCTCGCCCGGCGCGACGGGGCTTCTCGGCGGGAACATCGCCCACGCCGCCCACCTCATCGGGTTGGCAATCGGCCTGTGGTACGGTAACCGGTTCAAGAACCAGATGCGCATCCCCAGTCAGTTACAGTTCGGCGGCGGCGGTCCCGGGGGTCCGGGCGGTCCCGGTGGGCCGGGCGGACGCGGTCCCTTCTGA
- a CDS encoding endonuclease V, with amino-acid sequence MDIVRPEFVPDPSLSTAEMESLQRNIAAEAVFEDDFAFDPASVRLDGPAGQQTLDESGGETGDEPVRPLVAGVDQAFVGDRTVSAIVVLRGREVVERTYAVERTEIPYIPGLLSFREGGAILSAFEQLAHDPDVVFVDGSGRIHYREAGLATHIGVTLDVPTVGVAKNLLCGRPRESIDGKLPAGTRVPIEADEEYETTEAGTVVGYAVQTRQYDSPNRHVNPLIVSPGHRVSAETAADLVLATAGGYKLPEPTRLADAYADDVKSDVA; translated from the coding sequence ATGGATATCGTTCGTCCCGAGTTCGTTCCCGACCCGTCGCTGTCGACGGCGGAGATGGAGTCGCTCCAGCGTAACATCGCCGCCGAAGCGGTTTTCGAGGACGACTTCGCGTTCGACCCGGCAAGCGTCAGGCTCGACGGTCCGGCCGGACAGCAGACGCTCGACGAGAGCGGCGGTGAAACAGGCGACGAACCTGTCCGACCGCTCGTCGCGGGCGTCGACCAAGCGTTCGTCGGGGACCGGACCGTCTCGGCCATCGTCGTCCTGCGCGGGCGCGAGGTGGTTGAACGGACCTACGCCGTCGAACGGACCGAGATTCCGTATATCCCGGGTCTCCTCTCGTTCCGGGAGGGCGGGGCCATCCTCTCGGCGTTCGAGCAGTTGGCCCACGACCCCGACGTGGTGTTCGTCGACGGGAGCGGTCGCATCCACTACCGGGAGGCCGGACTGGCGACGCATATCGGGGTGACGCTGGACGTGCCCACCGTCGGCGTCGCGAAGAACCTCCTCTGTGGTAGGCCGCGCGAGTCTATCGACGGGAAGCTTCCGGCGGGAACGCGCGTCCCCATCGAGGCCGACGAGGAGTACGAGACGACCGAAGCGGGAACTGTCGTCGGCTACGCCGTCCAGACTCGCCAGTACGACTCGCCGAACCGCCACGTCAACCCGCTCATCGTCAGCCCCGGCCACCGCGTCAGCGCCGAGACGGCCGCCGACCTCGTGTTGGCGACGGCGGGCGGCTACAAACTCCCGGAACCGACGCGACTCGCAGACGCGTACGCGGACGACGTGAAGTCCGACGTGGCCTGA
- a CDS encoding SDR family NAD(P)-dependent oxidoreductase, whose product MAKTVLITEADSAVGRATAEAFLDDDWTVWATAPDEDDIADLADAGCRTAELDVTNARECERVVEDVVDEAGRIDCLVNRAGASQFGAVEDISTADLEAQLDANVLGPHRLVREALPHMRARENGTIVNVSGVVGQLALPGQGADAASKFALEGLSDALRMEAAAHDVDVVVVEPGPVETYDEEEDDERDTERTGAYEWLYRTREDARLAGVRDAISVTPGAVALTIRDAASASDPEPRYPVGEGANLLLLARHVPARWRDAAFSLVRRLTN is encoded by the coding sequence ATGGCTAAGACGGTGTTGATTACGGAAGCGGACTCGGCCGTCGGTCGGGCGACCGCCGAGGCGTTTCTGGACGACGACTGGACGGTGTGGGCGACCGCCCCTGACGAAGACGATATCGCGGACCTCGCCGACGCCGGGTGTCGGACCGCCGAACTGGACGTGACGAACGCCCGCGAGTGCGAACGCGTCGTCGAGGACGTGGTCGACGAGGCGGGGCGAATCGACTGCCTGGTGAACCGCGCCGGTGCGAGTCAGTTCGGGGCCGTCGAAGACATCTCGACCGCCGACCTCGAAGCGCAACTCGACGCGAACGTCCTCGGGCCGCACCGTCTCGTCCGCGAGGCGTTGCCCCACATGCGCGCCCGCGAAAACGGGACCATCGTCAACGTCTCAGGCGTGGTCGGCCAACTCGCGCTCCCGGGACAGGGGGCCGACGCCGCCTCGAAGTTCGCGCTCGAAGGCCTGAGCGACGCCCTACGGATGGAGGCCGCGGCCCACGACGTGGACGTGGTCGTCGTCGAACCGGGGCCAGTGGAGACGTACGACGAGGAGGAAGACGACGAGCGTGACACCGAGCGAACCGGCGCGTACGAGTGGCTCTATCGGACGCGCGAAGACGCGCGACTCGCGGGCGTCAGAGACGCGATATCGGTGACGCCGGGCGCGGTGGCACTGACGATTCGCGACGCCGCCAGCGCCAGCGACCCCGAACCGCGGTATCCGGTCGGCGAGGGCGCGAACCTTCTCCTTCTCGCACGGCACGTCCCCGCTCGCTGGCGAGACGCCGCGTTCTCGCTCGTCCGCCGACTGACCAACTAG
- a CDS encoding ArsA family ATPase: protein MSDIDVQAVDDIDAPTGVDAPDYVLYGGKGGVGKTTCAAATALASARDGTATLVVSTDPAHSLSDTLETEIPATPTRIREDTPLYAAEIDPEEAVGEGPLGMEEDALGGLGGMLGGEGGPLGEGDGTGPVGGDDGLLGGSMPGADEAAAMRLLLDYVDDPRFDRVVVDTAPTGHTLRLLELPETMDSMVGKILQLRERFSGMMGNLTGMFGGDDEDVDPEAGIEDLRELSERIEHLRGILRDPSKTDFRIVMVPEELSVVESERLLGQLREFGIPVGTIVVNRVMQDPSEVLGYDVDIAGPNHDDCEFCARRWEVQQGALARAQDLFRGHEVRRVPLFAEEVHGERLLAVVAACLD from the coding sequence ATGAGCGACATCGACGTGCAAGCGGTCGACGACATCGACGCACCGACCGGCGTCGACGCCCCCGACTACGTCCTCTACGGCGGGAAAGGCGGCGTCGGCAAGACGACGTGTGCGGCGGCGACGGCGCTGGCCTCCGCGCGCGACGGAACGGCGACGCTCGTCGTCTCGACGGACCCGGCACACTCGCTGTCGGACACACTCGAAACCGAGATTCCGGCGACCCCGACACGCATCCGCGAAGATACGCCGCTGTACGCCGCCGAAATCGACCCCGAAGAAGCCGTCGGGGAGGGACCGCTCGGCATGGAGGAAGACGCGCTGGGTGGCCTCGGCGGGATGCTCGGCGGTGAGGGCGGGCCACTCGGCGAGGGCGACGGGACGGGTCCCGTCGGCGGCGACGACGGCCTCCTCGGCGGGTCGATGCCCGGCGCGGACGAGGCGGCGGCGATGCGCCTCCTGCTGGACTACGTGGACGACCCGCGGTTCGACCGCGTCGTGGTCGACACCGCGCCGACGGGCCACACCCTCCGCTTGCTCGAACTCCCGGAGACGATGGACTCGATGGTCGGGAAGATTCTCCAACTCCGCGAGCGGTTCTCGGGGATGATGGGCAACCTCACGGGGATGTTCGGCGGCGACGACGAGGACGTGGACCCCGAAGCGGGTATCGAAGACCTGCGGGAACTGAGCGAGCGCATCGAACACCTGCGCGGGATTCTCCGGGACCCCTCGAAGACGGACTTCCGCATCGTGATGGTCCCTGAAGAACTCTCCGTCGTCGAGTCCGAGCGGTTGCTAGGCCAACTTCGGGAGTTCGGCATCCCCGTCGGCACTATCGTCGTCAATCGCGTGATGCAAGACCCGAGCGAGGTGCTGGGCTACGACGTGGACATCGCCGGACCGAACCACGACGACTGCGAGTTCTGCGCTCGCCGGTGGGAAGTCCAGCAGGGCGCACTGGCCCGCGCACAGGACCTGTTCCGCGGTCACGAGGTCCGGCGGGTGCCCCTGTTCGCCGAGGAGGTCCACGGCGAACGACTGCTGGCCGTCGTCGCCGCCTGTCTCGACTAG
- a CDS encoding DUF7563 family protein, whose translation MPECQNCGEFVTEQYVRVFTPESAEAHGPRVCPNCEDKLRDGAEVREARSSRQ comes from the coding sequence ATGCCCGAGTGTCAAAACTGTGGAGAGTTCGTAACGGAGCAGTACGTGCGGGTTTTCACACCAGAGTCTGCCGAGGCGCACGGCCCGCGGGTCTGCCCGAACTGCGAAGACAAACTCCGTGACGGGGCGGAGGTTCGAGAAGCGCGGTCCTCGCGACAGTAA
- a CDS encoding ATP-dependent DNA helicase, with product MRDTASAGGESWRQYFGFDAPYENQADAIERAIEAGKSRGFLAMEGPCGTGKTMAALTAAAHLVNDTDLYDRVVVVTPVKQQLQQFVDDLRTLNAGVEDPLDGIALVGKTDLCPYGREGKFPEDVGTHDRCEDLREATARLVEDDGRGDGAAVAETAIQSDIDDEDQWWDPRKGQDLAAAARPDAVSQTRLGEDTLSTAGAASPYRPDQPTAPESMAESDDPPLYCPFEADWYARNKGSPVDFSAGPNNVVTLENYLPAAVERGTCPHRVMSVMLERADVVVGNYNHLFDPTARPLLSSVLDDRTFVVVDEAHRLEERVRDLLSDRLGKQTITQARNDCNLLVQRAQQSADHKKQVREVLSAREVPLEAVDHARKFYDDLGRWLDDRVGSFLDAEHEGWRANPGMLPERDREIPLRDPDTVEQDELTQWAEQKGYDGQLWRSLSKIGAAVEDAIDQLGLTRQPVCAAVGVIAGQWWERDHSTFLREIELEYSPNEGRTTDADYEAVYTPGLLCYNCMPALALRDVFDELGGGVLMSATLEPMDVFTRVSGLDALAETDDGDDEDDLTRSVRSATYDLRFPPENRASYIVDARPFTARNRGDPDDMKPLGENWNPTRDEYAQALRALARSPGNVMVAMPNYREARWAGAYLQEAVEKPVVVDESSTNEETERRKQSFISGEGKVLVTSTRGTLTEGVDYDGEKLSTCAVVGVPLVNIGSPRVRAVQRAYGDAFGEENAFEYALTVPAVRRSRQAIGRVIRGTEEVGVRAFVGRRYTPDGRHSVYRFLPEGEREEFKRMTTDFLAGQLDLFWDGHA from the coding sequence ATGCGGGATACGGCCTCGGCGGGCGGCGAGTCGTGGCGGCAGTACTTCGGCTTCGACGCCCCGTACGAGAACCAAGCCGACGCGATAGAGCGGGCTATCGAGGCCGGGAAGTCGCGCGGCTTCCTCGCGATGGAAGGCCCCTGCGGGACTGGCAAGACGATGGCAGCGCTGACTGCCGCCGCTCACCTCGTCAACGATACGGACCTCTACGACCGCGTCGTCGTCGTCACGCCGGTCAAACAGCAGTTACAGCAGTTCGTCGACGACCTGCGGACGCTGAACGCGGGCGTCGAGGACCCCCTCGACGGCATCGCGCTGGTGGGCAAGACAGACCTCTGTCCGTACGGGCGCGAGGGGAAGTTCCCCGAGGACGTGGGGACGCACGACCGCTGTGAGGACCTGCGGGAAGCGACGGCCCGCCTCGTCGAGGACGACGGGCGCGGCGACGGGGCTGCCGTCGCCGAGACAGCCATCCAGAGCGACATCGACGACGAGGACCAGTGGTGGGACCCGCGGAAGGGACAGGACCTCGCGGCGGCGGCCCGCCCCGACGCCGTCTCACAGACCCGACTCGGCGAGGACACGCTCTCGACGGCAGGCGCGGCCTCGCCGTACCGACCGGACCAACCGACCGCCCCGGAGTCGATGGCCGAGAGCGACGACCCGCCGCTGTACTGCCCCTTCGAGGCCGACTGGTACGCCCGGAACAAGGGGTCTCCGGTGGACTTCTCGGCGGGACCGAACAACGTGGTCACGCTGGAGAACTACCTCCCGGCGGCCGTCGAGCGCGGGACCTGCCCCCATCGCGTGATGAGCGTGATGCTGGAACGCGCGGACGTGGTGGTCGGCAACTACAACCACCTGTTCGACCCGACGGCCCGTCCCCTGCTGTCGTCGGTTCTCGACGACCGCACGTTCGTCGTCGTCGACGAGGCCCACCGCCTCGAAGAGCGCGTTCGTGACCTCCTCTCGGACCGACTCGGGAAACAGACCATCACGCAGGCGCGCAACGACTGCAACCTCCTCGTCCAGCGCGCCCAGCAGAGCGCCGACCACAAGAAACAGGTCCGCGAAGTGCTGTCGGCCCGCGAAGTGCCGCTGGAAGCCGTCGACCACGCCCGGAAGTTCTACGACGACTTGGGACGATGGCTGGACGACCGCGTGGGGTCGTTCCTCGACGCGGAACACGAGGGCTGGCGGGCGAATCCCGGAATGCTCCCCGAACGGGACCGCGAGATTCCGCTCCGGGACCCCGACACCGTCGAGCAGGACGAACTGACACAGTGGGCCGAGCAGAAAGGGTACGACGGGCAGTTGTGGCGCTCGCTCTCGAAAATCGGCGCGGCCGTCGAGGACGCCATCGACCAACTCGGTCTGACGCGCCAGCCCGTCTGTGCGGCCGTCGGCGTCATCGCCGGACAGTGGTGGGAACGGGACCACTCGACGTTCCTGCGGGAGATAGAACTCGAATACTCGCCGAACGAGGGGCGGACTACCGACGCCGACTACGAGGCCGTCTACACGCCCGGACTGCTCTGTTACAACTGCATGCCAGCGCTGGCGCTGCGGGACGTCTTCGACGAGTTGGGCGGCGGCGTGCTGATGAGCGCGACGTTGGAGCCGATGGACGTGTTCACGCGTGTCTCGGGGTTGGACGCGCTGGCCGAAACCGACGACGGCGACGACGAGGACGACCTGACGCGGTCGGTTCGCTCTGCGACCTACGACCTCCGGTTCCCGCCGGAAAACCGCGCGTCGTATATCGTCGACGCGCGGCCGTTCACCGCGCGCAACCGGGGCGACCCCGACGACATGAAACCGCTCGGGGAGAACTGGAACCCGACACGCGACGAGTACGCGCAGGCGTTGCGGGCGCTCGCTCGGTCACCCGGCAACGTCATGGTCGCGATGCCGAACTACCGGGAAGCGCGCTGGGCGGGTGCGTACCTACAGGAGGCCGTCGAGAAACCCGTCGTCGTCGACGAGTCCTCCACCAACGAGGAGACGGAGCGACGCAAACAGTCGTTCATCAGCGGCGAGGGGAAGGTGCTCGTCACCTCGACGCGCGGGACGCTGACCGAGGGCGTCGACTACGACGGCGAGAAACTGTCGACGTGCGCCGTCGTCGGCGTCCCACTGGTGAACATCGGGTCGCCCCGAGTGCGGGCGGTTCAGCGGGCCTATGGCGATGCGTTCGGTGAGGAGAACGCCTTCGAATACGCGTTGACCGTCCCGGCGGTTCGGCGTTCTCGACAGGCCATCGGGCGCGTCATCCGCGGAACTGAAGAAGTCGGCGTGCGCGCGTTCGTCGGCCGACGGTACACCCCCGACGGCCGCCACTCGGTCTACCGGTTCCTCCCGGAAGGCGAACGCGAGGAGTTCAAACGGATGACCACCGACTTCCTCGCGGGACAACTCGACCTGTTCTGGGACGGACACGCGTAA
- a CDS encoding sodium:calcium antiporter has product MLVEVALFLVGLAALVVGADRAVTASGDLALYYGVSPFFIGVTVVSVGTSVPEMVTSIYAAFYGAGDLVVGNIVGSETAQITLAIAVVAFVSPFVVERRSVLVYGTAMILAMIIMILTLDDGVIGRAEGLLMMLAYVQFIYTLYTNEGGEEITEEVIEEPRSPRETLPWILGGLLLVVVGGQLMVTNGVAIARVVGLSEFFIGLLTGLGTTLPEIFIAGIAAYEGRSGISVGSILGSNITDPVFSLGIGAVFFDVAVGDPATIMPSLLYMLGVSIAVLGLFYWRRGIDRRAAVVCLALYLPSFLVL; this is encoded by the coding sequence ATGCTCGTCGAGGTGGCCCTGTTTCTGGTCGGGTTGGCGGCCCTCGTCGTCGGCGCGGACCGCGCGGTCACCGCGTCTGGCGACCTCGCGCTGTACTACGGCGTCTCGCCCTTCTTCATCGGGGTGACCGTCGTCTCCGTGGGTACGTCCGTCCCGGAGATGGTCACCTCGATATACGCGGCCTTCTACGGCGCTGGCGACCTCGTCGTCGGCAACATCGTCGGGTCCGAGACGGCCCAAATTACGCTCGCCATCGCCGTCGTCGCGTTCGTTTCCCCGTTCGTCGTCGAGCGCCGGAGCGTCCTCGTCTACGGGACGGCGATGATTCTCGCGATGATAATCATGATTCTGACGCTGGACGACGGCGTCATCGGCCGCGCCGAGGGCCTGTTGATGATGCTCGCGTACGTCCAGTTCATCTACACGCTGTACACCAACGAGGGCGGCGAGGAGATTACCGAGGAAGTCATCGAGGAACCCCGGTCGCCGCGCGAGACCCTCCCGTGGATTCTGGGGGGTCTGCTGTTGGTCGTCGTCGGCGGGCAACTGATGGTCACGAACGGCGTCGCCATCGCCAGAGTGGTCGGCCTCTCGGAGTTTTTCATCGGTCTGCTGACCGGCCTCGGGACGACTCTGCCCGAAATCTTCATCGCGGGTATCGCGGCCTACGAGGGGCGGAGCGGCATCTCCGTCGGGTCGATTCTCGGTAGCAACATCACCGACCCCGTCTTCTCGCTGGGTATCGGGGCCGTCTTCTTCGACGTTGCGGTGGGCGACCCCGCGACCATCATGCCGTCGCTGCTGTACATGCTCGGTGTCTCCATCGCCGTCCTCGGCCTGTTCTACTGGCGACGGGGCATCGACCGCCGCGCGGCCGTCGTCTGTCTGGCGCTCTACCTCCCTAGTTTCCTGGTGTTGTGA